One Actinosynnema pretiosum DNA segment encodes these proteins:
- a CDS encoding class I SAM-dependent methyltransferase: MDPATPPRHPAPDHRAELRRAYATGELAELPVFAGGFINFGFWRGVPLDGPLSAEDRVASQAALYDLVLDALSPTGRSTLEVGCGQGVGALRVLLRSPSRCAGVDQEPEQVERARAAAPEGEFAVGSAGALPFGDGEFERLLSVEAAQHFDDLGAFAREAARVLSPGGRLAVATFFAADASAAPELSRLLATFASGLDLPHPIGGFLDRLREAGFGDVAATSVGGHVWRGLDRWLELGPAPERWDRNWLVAAERGLLDYHLVTATKPAGSGA, translated from the coding sequence GTGGACCCCGCGACCCCGCCCCGGCACCCCGCCCCCGACCACCGCGCCGAGCTGCGCCGCGCCTACGCCACCGGCGAGCTCGCCGAGCTCCCCGTGTTCGCGGGCGGCTTCATCAACTTCGGCTTCTGGCGGGGCGTGCCCCTCGACGGCCCGCTGTCCGCCGAGGACCGCGTCGCCTCCCAGGCCGCCCTCTACGACCTCGTGCTCGACGCCCTCTCCCCCACCGGCCGCAGCACCCTGGAGGTCGGGTGCGGGCAGGGGGTGGGCGCCCTGCGGGTGCTGCTCCGGTCGCCCTCCCGGTGCGCCGGGGTCGACCAGGAGCCCGAGCAGGTCGAGCGGGCCCGCGCGGCGGCGCCCGAGGGGGAGTTCGCGGTCGGGTCGGCGGGGGCGCTGCCGTTCGGGGACGGCGAGTTCGAGCGCCTGCTGTCGGTGGAGGCCGCGCAGCACTTCGACGACCTCGGCGCGTTCGCCCGCGAGGCGGCCCGCGTGCTCTCCCCCGGTGGCAGGCTGGCCGTCGCCACGTTCTTCGCCGCCGACGCCTCCGCCGCGCCCGAGCTGTCCCGGCTGCTGGCCACGTTCGCGAGCGGCCTCGACCTGCCCCACCCGATCGGGGGCTTCCTGGACCGGCTCCGCGAGGCCGGGTTCGGCGACGTGGCGGCCACGAGCGTGGGCGGGCACGTGTGGCGCGGCCTGGACCGCTGGCTGGAGCTGGGGCCCGCGCCCGAGCGGTGGGACCGCAACTGGCTGGTCGCCGCCGAGCGGGGCCTGCTGGACTACCACCTGGTCACCGCGACGAAGCCGGCAGGATCGGGGGCGTGA
- a CDS encoding putative T7SS-secreted protein: protein MPADEGEPIAGSASVLENEVVRLRHVAGALDEVAGAVSRARADEWSGRAREGYDGARGRLRERCLRAAEEFTRAARAVDGYRAVLLELQPRARWAVEEARGRGPEAEAVAEERVDRWRRQLGRAGDEAAAAVRDAMRRMGDLGGVFARPEVAPIAAPRAPERRSAPVARPDLGDGPTYEPRLRELNRALVAAFAGLP from the coding sequence GTGCCGGCGGACGAGGGGGAGCCGATCGCGGGCAGCGCGTCGGTGCTGGAGAACGAGGTCGTGCGGTTGCGGCACGTCGCGGGCGCGCTGGACGAGGTCGCGGGGGCGGTGTCCCGTGCGCGGGCCGACGAGTGGAGCGGTCGGGCGCGGGAGGGGTACGACGGGGCGCGCGGGCGGCTGCGGGAGCGGTGCCTGCGCGCGGCGGAGGAGTTCACCAGGGCGGCGCGGGCGGTCGACGGGTACCGGGCGGTGCTGCTGGAGCTCCAGCCGAGGGCGCGGTGGGCGGTCGAGGAGGCGCGGGGGCGGGGGCCCGAGGCCGAGGCGGTCGCCGAGGAGCGGGTGGACCGGTGGCGGCGGCAGCTGGGGCGGGCTGGTGACGAGGCAGCGGCGGCGGTGCGGGACGCGATGCGCCGGATGGGTGACCTGGGCGGGGTCTTCGCCCGGCCCGAGGTTGCTCCGATCGCCGCGCCGCGCGCGCCCGAGCGCAGGAGCGCGCCGGTGGCGCGACCGGACCTCGGGGACGGCCCGACGTACGAGCCGAGGCTCCGCGAGCTGAACAGGGCGCTGGTGGCGGCGTTCGCCGGGCTTCCGTGA
- a CDS encoding metallophosphoesterase: protein MNTFGRSLLATTALGTAALAYAAGIERRHWTLRRATIPVLAPGSAPLKVLHLSDLHMTPNQTSKQRWVAGLAELEPDFVVNTGDNLAHPQAVPGVIRALGPLLDFPGVFVFGSNDYYAPRPKNPARYLLPSAKTKRIHGLDLPWRDLRAAMVERGWIDLTHVRTSFEAGGQRIVAAGLDDPHLKRDRYSEIAGAPGKGALRLGVTHSPEPRVLDPFAADGYDLVLAGHTHGGQLRIPGYGALVTNCDLDRGRARGVSRWGAHMWLNVSAGLGTSPYAPVRFACPPEASLLTLVPRDVDAGQSDDEAKRDTDFRVRGNVR from the coding sequence GTGAACACGTTCGGCCGATCCCTGCTCGCCACGACCGCACTCGGAACCGCGGCCCTCGCCTACGCGGCCGGCATCGAGCGCAGGCACTGGACACTGCGGCGCGCCACGATCCCGGTGCTGGCCCCCGGTTCGGCGCCCCTGAAGGTGCTGCACCTCTCGGACCTGCACATGACCCCGAACCAGACCTCGAAGCAGCGCTGGGTCGCCGGGCTCGCCGAGCTGGAGCCCGACTTCGTCGTCAACACCGGCGACAACCTCGCGCACCCGCAGGCCGTCCCCGGCGTCATCCGCGCGCTCGGTCCGCTGCTGGACTTCCCCGGCGTGTTCGTGTTCGGCAGCAACGACTACTACGCGCCGCGCCCGAAGAACCCGGCGCGCTACCTGCTGCCGTCCGCGAAGACGAAGCGCATCCACGGGCTCGACCTGCCGTGGCGCGACCTGCGCGCCGCCATGGTGGAGCGCGGCTGGATCGACCTGACCCACGTGCGGACCTCGTTCGAGGCGGGCGGTCAGCGGATCGTCGCCGCCGGGCTGGACGACCCGCACCTCAAGCGCGACCGGTACTCCGAGATCGCGGGCGCGCCCGGCAAGGGCGCGCTGCGGCTGGGCGTCACGCACTCGCCGGAGCCGAGGGTGCTGGACCCGTTCGCCGCCGACGGCTACGACCTGGTGCTCGCGGGCCACACGCACGGCGGGCAGCTGCGCATCCCCGGCTACGGGGCGCTGGTGACCAACTGCGACCTCGACCGCGGCCGGGCCCGCGGCGTGTCCCGGTGGGGCGCGCACATGTGGTTGAACGTCTCCGCGGGCCTCGGAACCTCTCCCTACGCGCCGGTCCGCTTCGCCTGCCCGCCGGAGGCCAGCCTGCTCACCCTCGTCCCCCGCGACGTCGACGCTGGTCAGAGCGACGACGAAGCGAAGAGGGATACCGATTTCCGAGTTCGTGGGAACGTGCGGTAG
- a CDS encoding GatB/YqeY domain-containing protein — translation MAQLKARLQSDLTGAMKNRESVTAGALRMALTAVTNEEVSGKAARELTDDEVLKVLGREVKKRREAAEAFANAGRDEKAELERQEMAILETYLPKQLDDAELAALVDEAVAELAQGGEQPGLKQMGLVMKAANAKVAGRAEGGRVAAAVKARLSA, via the coding sequence ATGGCACAGCTCAAGGCGCGGTTGCAGTCCGATCTGACCGGCGCCATGAAGAACAGGGAGTCGGTCACGGCGGGCGCGCTGCGGATGGCGCTGACCGCGGTGACCAACGAGGAGGTCTCGGGCAAGGCGGCGCGCGAGCTCACCGACGACGAGGTCCTCAAGGTCCTCGGCCGCGAGGTGAAGAAGCGCCGCGAGGCCGCCGAGGCCTTCGCGAACGCGGGCCGGGACGAGAAGGCCGAGCTGGAGCGCCAGGAGATGGCGATCCTGGAGACCTACCTCCCGAAGCAGCTCGACGACGCCGAGCTGGCCGCGCTCGTCGACGAGGCCGTCGCCGAGCTGGCGCAGGGCGGCGAGCAGCCGGGCCTGAAGCAGATGGGCCTCGTCATGAAGGCGGCCAACGCGAAGGTCGCCGGCCGCGCCGAGGGCGGCCGGGTGGCCGCCGCCGTGAAGGCCCGCCTGAGCGCCTGA
- a CDS encoding transglycosylase domain-containing protein, producing MRVRNSVLKLLGLCVLAGVLLAGALFPAVGALGVVSNQASDTVDSISSDLVTTDPPLITTITDRDGAPIAYLYDQYRVLVPPEDISPTMKAALVSVEDRRFYEHQGVDWKGTTRAALTNQFSGSVTQGASTLTQQYVKNYLVHVVARNNKVEQQKAQEQTIARKMREARISLQLERKLGKEEILARYLNVVPFGSTIYGIAAASQAYFNTTADKLTVAQSAMLAGMVNSPSALDPEVFPEKALERRNQVIDKMVENDKLSRDAAFEAKREPLGLAEPVRTPPNGCVGAGPENGFFCSYVVEYLERNGFSIEQLKIGGYTVRTTLDRDITQKAKRAAEGQVAKDTSGIANTMAIVRPGKESHEVVALVANRDYGLKADQFQTQFDLPSGVENKFGAGSVYKTFTAAAALEKGMGIENVIPTPTFYESRVFKGGGNRCRSTGEPNTRWYCLGNASSTYSSQMSLQQALQTSPNTGFVILEERLGMDPVVDMASRLGMRETMATNISGTPPDPRSKQRELRVSQSEFYKQDGGNASFTLGPASVSTLELANVAATIISGGTWCPPTPVAEVLDRDGEAVPVNEAPCEQVVNEQLANGLAVGMSKDDQGAGTAAVAARNAKWNRPMLGKTGTTEDYKSAAFIGATLDYAGAVQTYNDGPNPQPICVTGKPRLCANGDIYGGTVPARTWFDTMAQIHEGLPVRQLPKVEPRYLKGGDEIRVPDVVGKSVNDATRVLQEAGYKVTQQSRNSAQAKGTVVSQTPRGSALQGTLITLLVSTGYVPPPAPTQQSPQQPPTQGQPEQPSQPTQPGGQPGGGTPGTPGQPGGPTRPTRPTR from the coding sequence GTGCGAGTCAGGAACAGCGTGCTGAAACTGCTCGGCCTGTGCGTGCTGGCGGGCGTCCTGCTGGCGGGCGCGTTGTTCCCCGCCGTCGGCGCGCTGGGCGTGGTGTCGAACCAGGCGAGCGACACCGTCGACAGCATCTCCTCGGACCTGGTGACGACCGACCCACCGCTGATCACGACGATCACGGACCGGGACGGCGCGCCGATCGCGTACCTGTACGACCAGTACCGGGTGCTGGTCCCACCGGAGGACATCTCCCCCACGATGAAGGCGGCCCTCGTCTCGGTCGAGGACCGCCGGTTCTACGAGCACCAGGGCGTGGACTGGAAGGGCACGACGCGCGCCGCGCTGACCAACCAGTTCAGCGGATCGGTCACCCAGGGTGCCTCCACGCTCACCCAGCAGTACGTGAAAAATTATCTTGTCCACGTGGTCGCGCGGAACAACAAGGTCGAACAGCAGAAGGCGCAAGAACAGACGATCGCGCGCAAAATGCGCGAGGCGCGCATCTCGTTGCAACTGGAGCGGAAACTGGGCAAGGAGGAAATCCTCGCCCGCTACTTGAACGTCGTCCCGTTCGGTTCGACGATCTACGGCATCGCCGCCGCCTCGCAGGCCTACTTCAACACCACCGCGGACAAGTTGACCGTGGCGCAGTCCGCGATGCTGGCCGGGATGGTCAACAGCCCGTCCGCGCTCGATCCCGAGGTGTTCCCGGAGAAGGCGCTGGAACGGCGCAACCAGGTGATCGACAAGATGGTCGAGAACGACAAGCTCTCGCGCGACGCGGCCTTCGAGGCCAAGCGCGAGCCGCTGGGCCTGGCCGAGCCGGTGCGCACCCCGCCCAACGGCTGCGTGGGCGCGGGCCCGGAGAACGGGTTCTTCTGCTCGTACGTCGTGGAGTACTTGGAGCGCAACGGTTTCAGCATCGAGCAGCTGAAGATCGGCGGCTACACGGTGCGCACCACGCTCGACCGCGACATCACCCAGAAGGCCAAGCGCGCGGCCGAGGGGCAGGTCGCCAAGGACACCAGCGGGATCGCCAACACGATGGCGATCGTGCGGCCGGGCAAGGAGAGCCACGAGGTCGTCGCGCTGGTCGCGAACCGCGACTACGGGCTCAAGGCCGACCAGTTCCAGACCCAGTTCGACCTGCCGAGCGGGGTGGAGAACAAGTTCGGCGCGGGATCGGTCTACAAGACCTTCACCGCCGCCGCCGCGCTGGAGAAGGGCATGGGGATCGAGAACGTCATCCCCACCCCGACGTTCTACGAGTCGCGCGTGTTCAAGGGCGGCGGGAACCGCTGCCGCAGCACCGGCGAGCCGAACACCCGCTGGTACTGCCTCGGCAACGCCTCCTCCACCTACTCCTCGCAGATGTCGCTCCAGCAGGCGCTCCAGACCTCGCCGAACACCGGGTTCGTCATCCTGGAGGAGCGCCTGGGCATGGACCCGGTGGTGGACATGGCCTCGCGGCTGGGGATGCGCGAGACGATGGCCACCAACATCTCCGGCACCCCGCCGGACCCGAGGTCCAAGCAGCGCGAGCTGCGGGTGTCGCAGAGCGAGTTCTACAAGCAGGACGGCGGGAACGCCTCGTTCACGCTCGGCCCGGCGTCGGTGAGCACGCTGGAGCTGGCGAACGTGGCGGCGACCATCATCAGCGGCGGCACCTGGTGCCCGCCGACGCCGGTGGCCGAGGTGCTCGACCGCGACGGGGAGGCCGTGCCGGTCAACGAGGCCCCGTGCGAGCAGGTGGTCAACGAGCAGCTCGCCAACGGGCTCGCGGTGGGCATGTCCAAGGACGACCAGGGCGCGGGCACGGCGGCGGTCGCGGCGCGCAACGCCAAGTGGAACCGGCCGATGCTGGGCAAGACCGGCACGACCGAGGACTACAAGTCGGCGGCGTTCATCGGGGCCACGCTCGACTACGCGGGCGCGGTGCAGACCTACAACGACGGCCCCAACCCGCAGCCGATCTGCGTGACCGGCAAGCCGAGGCTGTGCGCGAACGGCGACATCTACGGCGGCACGGTGCCCGCGCGGACCTGGTTCGACACCATGGCGCAGATCCACGAGGGGCTGCCGGTGCGGCAGCTGCCGAAGGTGGAGCCGCGCTACCTCAAGGGCGGCGACGAGATCCGGGTGCCGGACGTGGTGGGCAAGAGCGTCAACGACGCCACCAGGGTGCTCCAGGAGGCCGGGTACAAGGTGACCCAGCAGAGCCGGAACTCCGCGCAGGCCAAGGGGACCGTGGTGAGCCAGACGCCGCGCGGCAGCGCCCTGCAGGGCACGCTGATCACGCTGCTGGTGAGCACCGGCTACGTGCCGCCGCCCGCGCCGACCCAGCAGTCGCCGCAGCAGCCGCCCACCCAGGGGCAGCCCGAGCAGCCCAGCCAGCCGACCCAGCCCGGCGGTCAACCGGGCGGCGGGACACCGGGGACGCCGGGGCAGCCGGGCGGACCGACCAGGCCGACCAGACCGACCCGCTGA
- a CDS encoding WhiB family transcriptional regulator, whose amino-acid sequence MQQQGDWRIKAACRDGEPDQLFVRGAEQRKVKVVCLGCPVRTECLAEALDNRIEFGVWGGMTERERRALLKRRPDVTSWLELLDSARTDHYEESAAG is encoded by the coding sequence ATGCAGCAGCAGGGGGATTGGCGGATCAAGGCGGCGTGCCGTGATGGGGAGCCCGATCAGCTCTTCGTCCGGGGGGCCGAACAGCGCAAGGTGAAGGTCGTGTGCCTGGGTTGCCCGGTGCGCACCGAGTGCCTCGCCGAAGCGCTGGACAACCGGATCGAGTTCGGCGTGTGGGGCGGGATGACCGAGCGCGAGCGCAGGGCGCTGCTGAAGCGGCGACCGGACGTGACGTCGTGGCTCGAACTGCTCGACTCCGCGCGCACGGACCACTACGAGGAGTCGGCAGCGGGCTGA
- a CDS encoding ArsA family ATPase: MNGLDVDALLDDPATRVLVCCGSGGVGKTTTAAALALRAAERGRRAVVLTIDPARRLAQSLGLRELDNSPRPVVVEGFEPDGELHAMMLDMRRTFDDMVLAHAGRERAQQILANPFYQTISTSFSGTQEYMAMEKLGQLVARDEWDLVVVDTPPSRSALDFLDAPQRLSTVLDGKLIKMLSAPARAGGRGIMKIVGTGFTLFTKAVSTIVGGQLLQDASTFVQAFDSMFGGFRQRAQATYELLRSPGTEFLVVAAAEPDALREASYFVERLSAEEMPLAGLVANRTHPVLAGLAPAGAEAAADRLEERAGGPSLASAVLRVHSDRVAVADREKRLLARFTRAHPGVPLVGVPALPTDVHDLDGLREIGRRLAGE; encoded by the coding sequence GTGAACGGGCTGGACGTGGACGCGCTGCTGGACGACCCGGCGACCAGGGTGCTGGTGTGCTGCGGGTCCGGCGGCGTGGGCAAGACCACCACGGCGGCGGCGCTGGCGCTGCGAGCCGCCGAGCGCGGCAGGCGCGCGGTGGTGCTCACCATCGACCCGGCGCGCAGGCTGGCCCAGTCGCTGGGGCTGCGCGAGCTGGACAACTCGCCGAGGCCGGTGGTCGTCGAGGGCTTCGAGCCCGACGGCGAGCTGCACGCGATGATGCTGGACATGCGCCGCACGTTCGACGACATGGTGCTGGCGCACGCGGGCCGGGAGCGGGCCCAGCAGATCCTGGCCAACCCCTTCTACCAGACGATCTCCACCTCGTTCTCCGGCACGCAGGAGTACATGGCGATGGAGAAGCTGGGCCAGCTCGTGGCGCGCGACGAGTGGGACCTGGTGGTGGTGGACACCCCGCCGAGCCGGTCGGCGCTGGACTTCCTGGACGCGCCGCAGCGGCTGTCGACGGTGCTCGACGGCAAGCTGATCAAGATGCTGTCGGCGCCCGCGCGCGCGGGCGGCCGGGGCATCATGAAGATCGTCGGAACCGGGTTCACCCTGTTCACGAAGGCCGTGTCGACGATCGTCGGCGGTCAGCTGCTCCAGGACGCGTCCACGTTCGTGCAAGCGTTCGACAGCATGTTCGGCGGCTTCCGGCAGCGCGCCCAGGCGACCTACGAGCTGCTGCGCTCACCGGGGACGGAGTTCCTGGTGGTCGCGGCGGCCGAACCGGACGCGCTGCGGGAGGCCAGCTACTTCGTGGAGCGGCTCTCCGCCGAGGAGATGCCGCTGGCCGGGCTGGTGGCGAACCGGACCCACCCGGTGCTGGCCGGTCTGGCCCCGGCGGGCGCCGAGGCCGCCGCGGACCGGCTGGAGGAGCGGGCGGGCGGGCCGTCGCTGGCCTCCGCCGTCCTCCGGGTGCACTCGGACCGGGTCGCCGTCGCGGACCGCGAGAAGCGGCTGCTGGCGCGGTTCACCCGTGCGCACCCCGGTGTTCCCCTGGTCGGGGTTCCCGCCCTGCCAACCGACGTGCACGACCTGGACGGTCTGCGCGAGATCGGCCGCCGGCTGGCGGGCGAGTAG
- a CDS encoding ArsA-related P-loop ATPase, with the protein MTGWTDELSRARLHVVTGKGGTGKTTVAAALALALATGGRRVLLVEVENRQGLAQLFDRPPLPYSEERIASAPGGGEVRALAVDPEAALLEYLAMFYNLGFAGRTLRRMGAIEFATTLAPGLRDVLLTGKVKECVRRVGRSGRHEYDAVVLDAPPTGRVVRFLDVTRAMADLAKVGPIKGQSEGVVALLHSGDTAVHLVSLLEEMPVRETLDAVAELDGADLRPGAVFVNRARPHRLPPDAVLKAAEGGVDPAGLREGLAEAGLDVPDEDLAGLVEQTADHAQRVLAEARAKDKLAEADLPTLELPELTGGVDVAALYELAESLVERGVR; encoded by the coding sequence GTGACCGGCTGGACCGACGAACTCTCCCGCGCGCGGCTGCACGTCGTGACCGGCAAGGGCGGGACCGGGAAGACCACCGTCGCCGCGGCGCTCGCGCTGGCGCTGGCGACCGGGGGTCGCCGGGTGCTGCTCGTCGAGGTGGAGAACCGCCAGGGCCTCGCCCAGCTGTTCGACCGCCCGCCGCTGCCCTACTCCGAGGAGCGGATCGCGTCCGCGCCGGGCGGCGGGGAGGTGCGGGCGCTCGCGGTGGACCCCGAGGCCGCGCTGCTGGAGTACCTGGCCATGTTCTACAACCTGGGCTTCGCCGGGCGGACGCTGCGCCGGATGGGCGCGATCGAGTTCGCCACCACGCTCGCGCCGGGCCTGCGGGACGTGCTGCTCACCGGCAAGGTCAAGGAGTGCGTGCGCCGGGTCGGCAGGTCCGGCCGCCACGAGTACGACGCCGTGGTGCTGGACGCGCCGCCGACCGGCCGGGTGGTGCGGTTCCTGGACGTGACCCGCGCGATGGCCGACCTGGCGAAGGTCGGGCCGATCAAGGGGCAGAGCGAGGGCGTGGTCGCGCTGCTGCACTCCGGCGACACCGCCGTGCACCTGGTGTCGCTGCTGGAGGAGATGCCGGTGCGCGAGACGCTGGACGCGGTGGCCGAGCTGGACGGCGCCGACCTGCGGCCGGGCGCGGTGTTCGTGAACCGGGCGCGCCCGCACCGGCTGCCCCCGGACGCGGTGCTCAAGGCCGCCGAGGGCGGGGTCGACCCGGCCGGGCTGCGGGAGGGGCTCGCGGAGGCCGGGCTGGACGTGCCCGACGAGGACCTGGCCGGGCTGGTCGAGCAGACCGCCGACCACGCGCAGCGGGTGCTGGCCGAGGCGCGCGCGAAGGACAAGCTCGCGGAGGCGGACCTGCCGACGTTGGAGCTGCCCGAGCTGACCGGGGGCGTGGACGTGGCCGCCCTCTACGAGCTGGCCGAGTCGCTGGTCGAGCGGGGGGTGCGGTGA
- a CDS encoding DUF4177 domain-containing protein, with product MQKWEYATVPLLTHATKQILDQWGEDGWELVSVLTGPTGEQHVAYLKRPKS from the coding sequence ATGCAGAAGTGGGAGTACGCCACAGTTCCCCTGTTGACCCACGCCACCAAGCAGATCCTTGACCAGTGGGGCGAGGACGGCTGGGAGCTGGTCAGCGTGCTGACGGGCCCGACCGGCGAGCAGCACGTCGCCTACCTGAAGCGGCCCAAGTCGTGA
- a CDS encoding RidA family protein codes for MTWTDRLAELGARLPEVAAPVAAYVPAVRTGSLVFTSGQLPFVDGALAATGKVGAEVSPEEAKAHARTCALNALAAVHALVGIDSVARVVKVVGFVASADGFTGQPAVVNGASEFLGEVFGDAGAHARSAVGVAELPLGAPVEVELVVEIRE; via the coding sequence GTGACCTGGACCGACCGCCTCGCCGAGCTGGGCGCCCGGCTGCCGGAGGTGGCCGCCCCGGTGGCCGCCTACGTGCCCGCCGTGCGCACCGGCTCGCTCGTGTTCACCTCCGGCCAGCTGCCGTTCGTCGACGGCGCGCTCGCCGCCACCGGCAAGGTCGGCGCCGAGGTGAGCCCCGAGGAGGCCAAGGCCCACGCCCGGACCTGCGCGCTCAACGCGCTCGCCGCCGTGCACGCCCTCGTCGGGATCGACTCGGTGGCCCGCGTCGTCAAGGTGGTCGGCTTCGTCGCCTCCGCCGACGGCTTCACCGGGCAGCCCGCCGTCGTCAACGGCGCCTCCGAGTTCCTCGGCGAGGTCTTCGGCGACGCGGGCGCGCACGCCAGGTCCGCGGTCGGGGTGGCCGAGCTGCCGCTGGGCGCCCCCGTCGAGGTCGAGCTGGTCGTCGAGATCCGGGAGTGA
- a CDS encoding Gfo/Idh/MocA family protein, with translation MAERLRVGLVGAGPWARAVHAPGLAAHPGVELVSVWGRRHDVAAGLADEHGAVAVREVDELLDRVDAVAFAVPPEVQAPIAVAAAGRGRHLVLEKPVADSVEGARELVDAVDEAGVAALVMLTRRFAPETREQLVDWRDLGGWTGGAARWVGGGLLGGPYSASPWRHERGALDDVGPHAFDLLDAALGPITGVRAASCSGGLWQVLLEHASGAVSSAALGMSVPVSPGVAELEVFGAHGRRVLAGRGSTARDCYAALLDDLVGMVASGAVRHPCDVRRGLHLQRVIAEVRALA, from the coding sequence GTGGCTGAACGACTGCGGGTGGGGCTGGTCGGCGCGGGTCCGTGGGCGAGGGCGGTGCACGCGCCGGGGCTGGCCGCGCACCCCGGCGTGGAGCTGGTGTCGGTGTGGGGGCGGCGGCACGACGTGGCCGCCGGGCTGGCGGACGAGCACGGCGCGGTGGCCGTGCGCGAGGTGGACGAGCTGCTGGACCGGGTGGACGCGGTCGCGTTCGCGGTGCCGCCCGAGGTGCAGGCGCCGATCGCGGTCGCGGCGGCCGGGCGGGGCAGGCACCTGGTGCTGGAGAAGCCGGTCGCCGACTCGGTCGAGGGCGCGCGGGAGCTGGTGGACGCGGTCGACGAGGCCGGGGTGGCCGCGCTGGTGATGCTGACCAGGCGGTTCGCGCCGGAGACGCGGGAGCAGCTCGTGGACTGGCGGGACCTGGGCGGCTGGACCGGCGGCGCGGCGCGCTGGGTCGGCGGCGGGCTGCTGGGCGGGCCGTACTCGGCGTCGCCGTGGCGGCACGAGCGGGGCGCTCTGGACGACGTCGGGCCGCACGCGTTCGACCTGCTGGACGCGGCGCTGGGCCCGATCACCGGGGTGCGGGCGGCGAGCTGTTCGGGCGGGCTGTGGCAGGTGCTGCTGGAGCACGCGTCGGGCGCGGTGAGCAGCGCGGCGCTGGGCATGTCGGTGCCGGTGTCGCCGGGCGTGGCCGAGCTGGAGGTGTTCGGCGCGCACGGCAGGCGGGTGCTGGCAGGGCGCGGGTCGACGGCGCGGGACTGCTACGCGGCGCTGCTGGACGACCTGGTCGGCATGGTGGCGTCGGGCGCGGTGCGGCACCCGTGCGACGTGCGCAGGGGGCTGCACCTGCAGCGGGTGATCGCCGAGGTGAGGGCGCTGGCGTGA
- a CDS encoding NUDIX hydrolase, producing MRELPEELVLPSGALPATTPDPPAPTRDAASVLLVRDGERGLEVFLQRRVLGMAFAGGMTVFPGGGVDPRDADTSVEWAGPPPSWWAGRFGCGEEVARALVCAAVRETFEESGVLLAGPSASEVVADASAYFAERRALERRELSLAAFLAGARLVLRADLLRPWANWVTPVEEPRRYDTRFFTAALPDGQLADGVTSEASDAVWQRPSEAIADWEGGRRLLLPPTWVALADLAELGTVAEVLAVEREVDRVIPKLVRDGDVVRVVLP from the coding sequence GTGCGAGAACTCCCCGAGGAACTCGTCCTGCCCTCCGGCGCGCTCCCCGCGACCACGCCGGACCCGCCCGCCCCCACCAGGGACGCGGCGTCGGTGCTGCTGGTCCGCGACGGCGAGCGCGGTCTGGAGGTGTTCCTGCAGCGCCGGGTGCTCGGCATGGCCTTCGCGGGCGGCATGACGGTGTTCCCCGGCGGTGGGGTCGACCCGCGCGACGCGGACACCTCCGTGGAGTGGGCCGGGCCGCCGCCGTCGTGGTGGGCCGGGCGCTTCGGGTGCGGCGAGGAGGTGGCCCGCGCGCTGGTGTGCGCGGCCGTGCGGGAGACCTTCGAGGAGTCCGGGGTGCTGCTGGCCGGACCGTCGGCCTCGGAGGTCGTCGCGGACGCGAGCGCGTACTTCGCCGAGCGGCGGGCGCTGGAGCGCAGGGAGCTGTCCCTGGCGGCGTTCCTGGCCGGGGCGCGCCTGGTGCTGCGCGCCGACCTGCTGCGGCCGTGGGCGAACTGGGTGACCCCGGTGGAGGAGCCGCGCCGCTACGACACCCGGTTCTTCACCGCCGCCCTGCCGGACGGGCAGCTGGCGGACGGGGTGACCAGCGAGGCGTCCGACGCGGTGTGGCAGCGGCCGTCCGAGGCCATCGCCGACTGGGAGGGGGGCCGCAGGCTGCTGCTGCCGCCCACCTGGGTGGCGCTGGCGGACCTGGCCGAGCTGGGGACGGTCGCCGAGGTGCTGGCCGTCGAGCGGGAGGTGGACCGGGTGATCCCGAAGCTGGTGCGGGACGGCGACGTGGTGCGGGTGGTGCTGCCGTGA